A stretch of the Polynucleobacter tropicus genome encodes the following:
- a CDS encoding LacI family DNA-binding transcriptional regulator, translated as MSDSETSKRTRRGSGAITLHDVARLAGVSPITASRAINKPEQVSPELLKRVEDAVARTGYVPNRMAGGLASSRSKLIAAVVPSTVISVFNETIEALNNTLFDSGYQLMLGQSDYSSEREELLLDSVIGRRPDGIFLAGVMQPGKGRTRLMASGIPVVETWDLTPTPIDMLIGFSHKDIGLAVANYLIQKGKKHLAVIRAGDERADRRTVAYQEAIAQAGLPPPFVVNVGGERSIHSGRAAMAKILADAPKTDAVFCSSDLLALGALTEARHQNIEVPNQMAVMGFGDVPFVADMLPALTTVRINGGKIGQLAAQYLMDRAEGKTVSEPIVDVGFSIIERDTA; from the coding sequence ATGAGTGATTCTGAAACGAGTAAGCGTACGCGACGTGGCAGTGGTGCAATTACTTTGCATGATGTTGCTCGCCTTGCTGGGGTTTCGCCGATTACAGCTTCAAGAGCTATCAATAAACCTGAGCAAGTATCACCAGAGCTGCTTAAGAGGGTGGAAGATGCGGTAGCTCGAACAGGCTACGTTCCTAATCGAATGGCTGGCGGCTTAGCTTCTTCAAGAAGTAAGTTAATTGCCGCAGTTGTGCCAAGTACGGTGATCTCTGTTTTTAATGAAACTATTGAAGCCCTCAACAACACTTTGTTTGATTCTGGTTATCAATTGATGCTGGGGCAGTCGGATTACTCATCGGAACGTGAAGAACTGTTATTAGATTCGGTAATTGGTAGACGTCCTGACGGTATTTTTTTGGCGGGAGTAATGCAGCCCGGTAAGGGTAGGACGCGCCTAATGGCATCAGGTATTCCGGTGGTCGAAACTTGGGATTTAACGCCCACGCCAATTGATATGCTGATCGGCTTCTCCCATAAGGATATTGGCTTAGCGGTCGCCAATTATCTTATTCAAAAGGGCAAGAAGCACTTAGCTGTAATACGTGCTGGTGACGAGCGCGCGGATCGGAGAACGGTCGCATACCAAGAAGCAATTGCTCAAGCTGGTTTACCGCCACCTTTTGTTGTGAATGTCGGTGGAGAGCGATCGATTCATAGTGGTAGGGCGGCTATGGCAAAAATATTAGCTGATGCACCCAAAACCGATGCAGTATTTTGTAGTTCAGATTTGCTAGCACTTGGCGCGTTAACAGAGGCGCGTCATCAGAATATAGAAGTTCCCAATCAAATGGCCGTCATGGGTTTTGGTGATGTGCCGTTTGTTGCTGATATGCTCCCCGCCTTAACTACAGTCCGAATCAATGGCGGAAAAATTGGCCAATTGGCTGCGCAATACCTAATGGATCGTGCAGAGGGTAAAACCGTATCCGAACCCATTGTTGATGTGGGCTTCTCAATCATTGAGCGCGATACGGCTTAA
- the garD gene encoding galactarate dehydratase has translation MIPLTIKMTEQDNVAIVANDGGLPKGTALPSGLALKEHVPQGHKVALVDLPNGSPVVRYGIPIGYAAQDIPAGSWVSEVILKMPDARELDNLPIATVKPKPQESLEGYTFEGYRNADGSVGTRNILAITTTVQCVSGVLDFAVQRIKSELLPKYPNVDDVIGIEHTYGCGVAIDADGADIPIRTLRNISLNPNFGGEVMVVSLGCEKLQPQRLLPPGSIPIKGSADGELDVVCLQDDEHIGFMSMINSIMETAKKHLEKLNARKREIVPASELVVGVQCGGSDAFSGVTANPAVGFCTDLLVRAGASVMFSEVTEVRDGIDQLTSRATTPEVAQAMIDQMAWYDAYLARGKVDRSANTTPGNKKGGLSNIVEKAMGSIIKSGTSPISGVLAPGDKLKQKGLVFAATPASDFICGTLQLAAGMNLHVFTTGRGTPYGLAAVPVIKVATRTDLARRWNDLMDINAGKIADGQATIEELGWEMFHFMLDVASGKKQTFAEQWKLHNAIALFNPAPVT, from the coding sequence ATGATACCGCTGACCATCAAGATGACCGAACAGGACAATGTCGCCATTGTTGCCAATGATGGTGGTTTACCGAAAGGTACAGCCCTTCCATCTGGGTTAGCTCTTAAAGAGCATGTTCCACAGGGCCATAAAGTAGCTTTGGTGGATCTGCCAAATGGATCCCCTGTTGTTCGATATGGCATTCCGATTGGCTATGCTGCGCAAGATATCCCTGCCGGAAGCTGGGTTAGCGAAGTCATTCTGAAAATGCCGGATGCACGGGAGTTGGATAACCTACCGATTGCGACAGTTAAACCTAAGCCGCAAGAGTCCCTAGAAGGCTATACCTTTGAAGGCTATCGCAACGCAGACGGTTCTGTGGGTACACGCAACATATTAGCCATCACCACTACCGTGCAATGCGTATCCGGCGTACTGGACTTTGCAGTTCAGCGCATTAAATCTGAATTGCTACCCAAATACCCAAATGTTGATGATGTGATTGGTATTGAACACACTTATGGTTGCGGCGTAGCAATTGATGCTGATGGCGCAGACATTCCGATTCGGACATTACGCAATATCAGCCTGAACCCAAACTTTGGTGGCGAAGTAATGGTTGTCAGTCTTGGCTGTGAAAAACTCCAACCTCAACGCCTTCTACCTCCAGGAAGCATCCCGATCAAAGGCTCGGCAGATGGCGAGCTGGATGTTGTGTGCCTGCAGGATGATGAGCATATTGGCTTTATGTCCATGATTAATTCCATTATGGAAACTGCGAAAAAGCATCTAGAAAAACTCAATGCACGCAAACGAGAGATTGTTCCAGCTAGCGAATTAGTTGTGGGTGTTCAGTGCGGTGGTAGCGACGCATTCTCGGGCGTAACTGCAAACCCCGCTGTAGGTTTTTGCACCGATCTCTTGGTGCGTGCTGGCGCCAGTGTGATGTTCTCTGAAGTTACTGAAGTGCGCGATGGTATTGATCAGCTCACCTCTCGCGCCACTACACCCGAAGTTGCACAAGCAATGATTGATCAAATGGCCTGGTACGACGCTTATCTTGCGCGCGGCAAAGTTGATCGCAGCGCCAACACTACTCCAGGAAATAAAAAAGGTGGTTTGTCGAACATTGTAGAAAAAGCAATGGGCTCAATTATTAAATCCGGCACCTCACCGATATCAGGAGTACTGGCTCCTGGCGATAAATTAAAGCAAAAAGGTTTAGTATTTGCGGCAACCCCAGCAAGCGACTTTATCTGCGGCACACTGCAATTGGCTGCAGGCATGAACTTACATGTCTTTACTACTGGTCGCGGCACTCCTTATGGCTTAGCAGCCGTACCCGTCATTAAAGTAGCCACTCGCACGGATTTAGCGCGCCGCTGGAATGATTTAATGGATATCAATGCCGGCAAGATCGCTGATGGCCAAGCAACTATTGAGGAACTGGGCTGGGAAATGTTTCACTTCATGTTAGATGTTGCCAGCGGAAAGAAACAAACATTCGCCGAACAATGGAAATTGCATAATGCAATTGCATTATTTAACCCCGCACCGGTAACCTAA
- a CDS encoding HD domain-containing protein, translating into MNHFVHALSFAAEKHKNQRRKDAQITPYINHPIELVNVLVNEGGVVSWDILCAALLHDVIEDTETTEDELMARFGKKVASIVSEVSDDKSLPKDERKRLQVEHAPFASHEAKLVKLADKICNLRDMLSSPPTGWDLKRRQEYFAWAQAVVLGIRGTNSKMEKVFDGLVEQGKNME; encoded by the coding sequence ATCAATCATTTTGTTCATGCATTATCGTTCGCCGCCGAGAAGCATAAAAATCAACGTCGCAAAGATGCGCAAATTACGCCTTATATTAACCACCCAATTGAACTTGTAAATGTTCTAGTAAATGAGGGCGGAGTAGTTTCCTGGGATATTCTGTGTGCAGCGCTACTGCATGATGTTATTGAGGATACGGAAACTACCGAAGATGAGTTAATGGCCCGCTTTGGTAAGAAAGTGGCATCAATTGTTAGCGAGGTTTCCGACGATAAATCGCTACCAAAGGATGAGCGAAAGCGCTTGCAAGTAGAGCATGCCCCATTTGCCAGTCATGAGGCAAAGCTCGTGAAACTCGCTGACAAGATATGTAATTTACGAGATATGTTGAGTTCGCCACCCACGGGTTGGGATCTTAAGCGTAGACAAGAATATTTTGCTTGGGCTCAAGCGGTAGTTCTGGGTATCCGCGGAACGAATTCTAAGATGGAAAAAGTTTTTGATGGCCTAGTTGAGCAAGGCAAAAACATGGAATAA